A single window of Gopherus evgoodei ecotype Sinaloan lineage unplaced genomic scaffold, rGopEvg1_v1.p scaffold_87_arrow_ctg1, whole genome shotgun sequence DNA harbors:
- the LOC115644079 gene encoding uncharacterized protein LOC115644079 isoform X1 gives MSLYKTPTDAKKPELPLGAPDRVQKRRLLYSCFANEKGLLSSPVFYSERELKKEEPQPFVKNQVRKNLLSDLEKTELKAEGGMEEEPIYEDMATEEQPQDSDVENQPIDPELWKDGDIVTITKPGPYKITALVCNKLPTVAETETSEEAAETMIDEGDSETKDTNGVSMVKPKEHDKEDDMGFNGASVEDDDNSESDEGTTETSSEDEKRRPLSRTAVICTCCFCVKQDVKKKSVKSEESDQKSGEEKEDAVMVDIVRAVVVKAFYHCLKKQLLENCAACAVNKSNPFSHPCIFWDRSEVFYQLRRISSKLNAAQLVNVIIAEGYKLKKLNITTETITKVVKMIREVGKSSDPVALLVDLSKEVAPYIGRAVCSRVRQMDYKTFYMQGCDPRGLKNIY, from the exons ATGTCCCTGTACAAAACACCTACAGATGCCAAGAAGCCGGAATTGCCCCTGGGAGCGCCAGACCGTGTTCAGAAAAGAAGGCTCCTTTACAGTTGTTTTGCCAACGAGAAAGGGTTGTTGTCGAGCCCTGTGTTTTATTCTGAAAGAGAACTGAAAAAAGAGGAGCCACAGCCGTTTGTAAAAAATCAAGTGCGAAAAAATTTGTTGTCAGATTtggaaaaaacagaattaaaggcagaa ggGGGAATGGAAGAAGAGCCTATATATGAGGACATGGCAACCGAGGAACAGCCGCAGGATAGCGATGTTGAAAACCAACCGATAGACCCCGAGTTGTGGAAAGATGGCGATATTGTTACG ATAACCAAGCCTGGGCCGTACAAGATTACTGCTTTGGTGTGTAACAAACTGCCAACAGTTGCAGAGACAGAAACATCCGAGGAG GCTGCTGAAACTATGATTGACGAAGGTGATTCAGAAACAAAGGACACAAACGGGGTGTCAATGGTAAAACCCAAAGAGCATGACAAG GAAGATGATATGGGGTTCAACGGTGCGTCAGTCGAGGATGATGATAATTCAGAATCAGACGAGGGTACGACCGAG ACATCTTCAGAGGATGAAAAGAGGCGGCCTCTAAGCAGAACAGCCGTAATATGTACCTGTTGTTTTTGTGTGAagcaagatgttaaaaaaaagtctgtaaaaAGTGAAGAGAGTGACCAGAAAAGCGGTGAAGAAAAAGAGGATGCAGTTATGGTTGATATTGTTAGAGCTGTTGTAGTAAAAGCCTTTTACCACTGTTTGAAAAAACAACTTTTGGAAAACTGTGCAGCCTGCGCTGTAAATAAGTCCAACCCTTTTAGTCACCCTTGTATCTTTTGGGATCGCTCAGAAGTATTTTACCAGCTTAGACGTATTTCTTCTAAACTGAACGCGGCCCAGCTGGTAAATGTAATTATAGCTGAAGGCTACAAACTGAAAAAGCTTAACATAACCACTGAAACTATAACCAAAGttgttaaaatgattagggaggttGGAAAATCATCTGACCCGGTGGCCTTGCTGGTAGACCTGTCAAAAGAGGTGGCCCCCTATATTGGCCGAGCGGTGTGTAGCAGGGTTCGCCAAATGGATTATAAAACTTTTTACATGCAAGGTTGTGACCCTAGaggcttaaaaaatatatattaa
- the LOC115644079 gene encoding uncharacterized protein LOC115644079 isoform X3, which yields MSLYKTPTDAKKPELPLGAPDRVQKRRLLYSCFANEKGLLSSPVFYSERELKKEEPQPFVKNQGGMEEEPIYEDMATEEQPQDSDVENQPIDPELWKDGDIVTITKPGPYKITALVCNKLPTVAETETSEEAAETMIDEGDSETKDTNGVSMVKPKEHDKEDDMGFNGASVEDDDNSESDEGTTETSSEDEKRRPLSRTAVICTCCFCVKQDVKKKSVKSEESDQKSGEEKEDAVMVDIVRAVVVKAFYHCLKKQLLENCAACAVNKSNPFSHPCIFWDRSEVFYQLRRISSKLNAAQLVNVIIAEGYKLKKLNITTETITKVVKMIREVGKSSDPVALLVDLSKEVAPYIGRAVCSRVRQMDYKTFYMQGCDPRGLKNIY from the exons ATGTCCCTGTACAAAACACCTACAGATGCCAAGAAGCCGGAATTGCCCCTGGGAGCGCCAGACCGTGTTCAGAAAAGAAGGCTCCTTTACAGTTGTTTTGCCAACGAGAAAGGGTTGTTGTCGAGCCCTGTGTTTTATTCTGAAAGAGAACTGAAAAAAGAGGAGCCACAGCCGTTTGTAAAAAATCAA ggGGGAATGGAAGAAGAGCCTATATATGAGGACATGGCAACCGAGGAACAGCCGCAGGATAGCGATGTTGAAAACCAACCGATAGACCCCGAGTTGTGGAAAGATGGCGATATTGTTACG ATAACCAAGCCTGGGCCGTACAAGATTACTGCTTTGGTGTGTAACAAACTGCCAACAGTTGCAGAGACAGAAACATCCGAGGAG GCTGCTGAAACTATGATTGACGAAGGTGATTCAGAAACAAAGGACACAAACGGGGTGTCAATGGTAAAACCCAAAGAGCATGACAAG GAAGATGATATGGGGTTCAACGGTGCGTCAGTCGAGGATGATGATAATTCAGAATCAGACGAGGGTACGACCGAG ACATCTTCAGAGGATGAAAAGAGGCGGCCTCTAAGCAGAACAGCCGTAATATGTACCTGTTGTTTTTGTGTGAagcaagatgttaaaaaaaagtctgtaaaaAGTGAAGAGAGTGACCAGAAAAGCGGTGAAGAAAAAGAGGATGCAGTTATGGTTGATATTGTTAGAGCTGTTGTAGTAAAAGCCTTTTACCACTGTTTGAAAAAACAACTTTTGGAAAACTGTGCAGCCTGCGCTGTAAATAAGTCCAACCCTTTTAGTCACCCTTGTATCTTTTGGGATCGCTCAGAAGTATTTTACCAGCTTAGACGTATTTCTTCTAAACTGAACGCGGCCCAGCTGGTAAATGTAATTATAGCTGAAGGCTACAAACTGAAAAAGCTTAACATAACCACTGAAACTATAACCAAAGttgttaaaatgattagggaggttGGAAAATCATCTGACCCGGTGGCCTTGCTGGTAGACCTGTCAAAAGAGGTGGCCCCCTATATTGGCCGAGCGGTGTGTAGCAGGGTTCGCCAAATGGATTATAAAACTTTTTACATGCAAGGTTGTGACCCTAGaggcttaaaaaatatatattaa
- the LOC115644079 gene encoding uncharacterized protein LOC115644079 isoform X4, translated as MSLYKTPTDAKKPELPLGAPDRVQKRRLLYSCFANEKGLLSSPVFYSERELKKEEPQPFVKNQVRKNLLSDLEKTELKAEGGMEEEPIYEDMATEEQPQDSDVENQPIDPELWKDGDIVTITKPGPYKITALVCNKLPTVAETETSEEAAETMIDEGDSETKDTNGVSMVKPKEHDKEDDMGFNGASVEDDDNSESDEDIFRG; from the exons ATGTCCCTGTACAAAACACCTACAGATGCCAAGAAGCCGGAATTGCCCCTGGGAGCGCCAGACCGTGTTCAGAAAAGAAGGCTCCTTTACAGTTGTTTTGCCAACGAGAAAGGGTTGTTGTCGAGCCCTGTGTTTTATTCTGAAAGAGAACTGAAAAAAGAGGAGCCACAGCCGTTTGTAAAAAATCAAGTGCGAAAAAATTTGTTGTCAGATTtggaaaaaacagaattaaaggcagaa ggGGGAATGGAAGAAGAGCCTATATATGAGGACATGGCAACCGAGGAACAGCCGCAGGATAGCGATGTTGAAAACCAACCGATAGACCCCGAGTTGTGGAAAGATGGCGATATTGTTACG ATAACCAAGCCTGGGCCGTACAAGATTACTGCTTTGGTGTGTAACAAACTGCCAACAGTTGCAGAGACAGAAACATCCGAGGAG GCTGCTGAAACTATGATTGACGAAGGTGATTCAGAAACAAAGGACACAAACGGGGTGTCAATGGTAAAACCCAAAGAGCATGACAAG GAAGATGATATGGGGTTCAACGGTGCGTCAGTCGAGGATGATGATAATTCAGAATCAGACGAGG ACATCTTCAGAGGATGA
- the LOC115644079 gene encoding uncharacterized protein LOC115644079 isoform X2: MSLYKTPTDAKKPELPLGAPDRVQKRRLLYSCFANEKGLLSSPVFYSERELKKEEPQPFVKNQVRKNLLSDLEKTELKAEGGMEEEPIYEDMATEEQPQDSDVENQPIDPELWKDGDIVTITKPGPYKITALVCNKLPTVAETETSEEAAETMIDEGDSETKDTNGVSMVKPKEHDKEDDMGFNGASVEDDDNSESDEGTTETSSEDEKRRPLSRTAVICTCCFCVKQDVKKKSVKSEESDQKSGEEKEDAVMVDIVRAVVVKAFYHCLKKQLLENCAACAVNKSNPFSHPCIFWDRSEVFYQLRRISSKLNAAQLVNVIIAEGYKLKKLNITTETITKVVKMIREVGKSSDPRAVCSRVRQMDYKTFYMQGCDPRGLKNIY; the protein is encoded by the exons ATGTCCCTGTACAAAACACCTACAGATGCCAAGAAGCCGGAATTGCCCCTGGGAGCGCCAGACCGTGTTCAGAAAAGAAGGCTCCTTTACAGTTGTTTTGCCAACGAGAAAGGGTTGTTGTCGAGCCCTGTGTTTTATTCTGAAAGAGAACTGAAAAAAGAGGAGCCACAGCCGTTTGTAAAAAATCAAGTGCGAAAAAATTTGTTGTCAGATTtggaaaaaacagaattaaaggcagaa ggGGGAATGGAAGAAGAGCCTATATATGAGGACATGGCAACCGAGGAACAGCCGCAGGATAGCGATGTTGAAAACCAACCGATAGACCCCGAGTTGTGGAAAGATGGCGATATTGTTACG ATAACCAAGCCTGGGCCGTACAAGATTACTGCTTTGGTGTGTAACAAACTGCCAACAGTTGCAGAGACAGAAACATCCGAGGAG GCTGCTGAAACTATGATTGACGAAGGTGATTCAGAAACAAAGGACACAAACGGGGTGTCAATGGTAAAACCCAAAGAGCATGACAAG GAAGATGATATGGGGTTCAACGGTGCGTCAGTCGAGGATGATGATAATTCAGAATCAGACGAGGGTACGACCGAG ACATCTTCAGAGGATGAAAAGAGGCGGCCTCTAAGCAGAACAGCCGTAATATGTACCTGTTGTTTTTGTGTGAagcaagatgttaaaaaaaagtctgtaaaaAGTGAAGAGAGTGACCAGAAAAGCGGTGAAGAAAAAGAGGATGCAGTTATGGTTGATATTGTTAGAGCTGTTGTAGTAAAAGCCTTTTACCACTGTTTGAAAAAACAACTTTTGGAAAACTGTGCAGCCTGCGCTGTAAATAAGTCCAACCCTTTTAGTCACCCTTGTATCTTTTGGGATCGCTCAGAAGTATTTTACCAGCTTAGACGTATTTCTTCTAAACTGAACGCGGCCCAGCTGGTAAATGTAATTATAGCTGAAGGCTACAAACTGAAAAAGCTTAACATAACCACTGAAACTATAACCAAAGttgttaaaatgattagggaggttGGAAAATCATCTGACCC CCGAGCGGTGTGTAGCAGGGTTCGCCAAATGGATTATAAAACTTTTTACATGCAAGGTTGTGACCCTAGaggcttaaaaaatatatattaa